Proteins encoded in a region of the Malaciobacter mytili LMG 24559 genome:
- the arsC gene encoding arsenate reductase (glutaredoxin) (This arsenate reductase requires both glutathione and glutaredoxin to convert arsenate to arsenite, after which the efflux transporter formed by ArsA and ArsB can extrude the arsenite from the cell, providing resistance.) has product MQDVTIWHNPRCSKSRDALSFLEERKLDIKIVKYLESQPNEKEIKEILLMLGISAKDLVRSKEELFKELNLKDASETELIKAMAQYPKLIERPIVIKNGSAVIARPKEKIVKLLA; this is encoded by the coding sequence ATGCAAGATGTGACAATTTGGCACAATCCAAGATGTTCAAAATCAAGAGATGCTTTAAGTTTTTTAGAAGAGAGAAAGTTAGATATTAAAATTGTAAAATATCTTGAGTCTCAACCAAATGAAAAAGAGATAAAAGAGATTTTACTTATGTTAGGAATATCAGCAAAAGATTTAGTTAGAAGCAAAGAAGAGCTTTTCAAAGAACTAAATTTAAAAGATGCAAGTGAAACTGAACTTATTAAAGCAATGGCACAATATCCAAAATTAATTGAAAGACCAATTGTAATAAAAAATGGAAGTGCTGTTATTGCAAGACCAAAAGAAAAAATTGTAAAGTTATTAGCATAA
- the fliW gene encoding flagellar assembly protein FliW, giving the protein MEYEVVVTIDGFEEEKSFIFEKMDDFFSIIKGVETNSTIRLMSFGALKALNFELPQEFKTKLDIQNIEEISIYYVFVLQSATSENSLNTFAPIITNNRTKKMGQIHLDLKELGLEGLNDLLPNF; this is encoded by the coding sequence ATGGAATATGAAGTTGTAGTTACTATTGATGGATTTGAAGAGGAAAAGAGTTTTATTTTTGAAAAAATGGATGATTTTTTTTCAATAATAAAAGGAGTTGAGACAAATAGTACTATTAGACTAATGAGTTTTGGAGCTTTAAAAGCTTTAAATTTTGAATTACCTCAAGAGTTTAAAACTAAGCTTGATATACAAAATATAGAAGAAATCTCAATATACTATGTTTTTGTCTTACAATCTGCTACTAGTGAAAATAGTTTAAATACTTTTGCTCCAATTATTACAAATAATAGGACAAAGAAAATGGGACAAATACATTTAGACTTAAAAGAGCTGGGTTTAGAAGGCTTAAATGACCTTCTTCCAAACTTTTAA